Proteins encoded by one window of Paenibacillus sp. DCT19:
- a CDS encoding ABC transporter ATP-binding protein: MTEYIIETKRLTKNYRDQKAVNNVNMHVKKGRIYGLLGRNGAGKTTIMKMILGLTSTSSGEVDVFGKNIKGREKQVYPRIGAIIETPGFYPNLTGTENLNIFAKLRGTAAPNAVKNALEVVGLPYKDKKLFAEYSLGMKQRLGIANAILHDPELLILDEPTNGLDPIGIAEVRDFIKKLSVERGKTILISSHILSEISLLVDDIGIIDNGILLEETSMDELKRKNGKYILLQVSDAAKASLILERQFDLKNYSVQDDHTLQIYDNSLDMASVNKALIMGDVSVISSQLCNDTLEDYFKKITGGDGIA; encoded by the coding sequence ATGACAGAATATATCATAGAAACTAAACGACTTACTAAAAACTATAGGGATCAGAAAGCTGTAAATAATGTGAATATGCATGTGAAAAAAGGACGTATTTACGGTTTACTCGGTCGTAATGGTGCTGGTAAAACGACAATTATGAAAATGATTTTAGGGTTAACGTCTACCTCTTCTGGTGAGGTAGATGTATTTGGTAAGAATATTAAAGGTAGAGAAAAGCAGGTATATCCCAGAATTGGAGCGATTATTGAAACCCCTGGATTTTATCCAAACTTAACTGGAACAGAAAATTTGAATATTTTTGCAAAATTACGTGGTACAGCTGCTCCTAATGCTGTGAAGAACGCATTGGAAGTCGTAGGATTACCATATAAAGATAAGAAGCTGTTCGCTGAGTATTCCCTCGGCATGAAGCAGCGTCTGGGTATTGCTAACGCTATTTTGCATGACCCAGAACTATTGATTTTGGATGAACCCACAAACGGTCTTGATCCTATCGGTATTGCAGAAGTTAGAGATTTTATTAAGAAGTTGAGCGTTGAACGTGGAAAAACGATTCTTATTTCTAGCCATATTCTTTCAGAAATTTCATTACTTGTGGATGATATTGGAATTATCGACAATGGTATTCTGTTGGAAGAAACCAGTATGGATGAACTTAAACGAAAAAATGGCAAGTACATTCTGCTTCAAGTTTCTGATGCTGCTAAAGCTAGCTTGATTTTGGAGCGTCAATTCGATTTGAAAAATTATTCTGTGCAAGACGATCATACGTTGCAAATCTACGATAATTCTCTGGATATGGCTTCTGTTAATAAGGCTCTTATAATGGGAGATGTGTCGGTTATTAGTTCCCAGCTCTGTAATGATACTTTAGAGGACTACTTTAAGAAAATTACGGGAGGAGATGGCATTGCTTAA
- a CDS encoding ABC transporter permease — protein sequence MALLKLIQIEFFKLRRRKFVWMMLFSALIMPFLSYLLFKYAWSTGGDPVQFYKWSAFGLTLFIVLPVVLGILSTMLMYNENQYDMLKQIWIVPVSKMRYFFSKFFVVLIYSICFMIVTALGSVIFSILLGGLALDWQNTLFLIRKCLEIGVITAFAMLPILAISTTQKGYILPVAITLIYAFLGSIIVSINMYIHPLSSMALIVARNGDIPGLNDTQVISIPLAFFSIFVWGIGSVLLANVALARRK from the coding sequence ATGGCATTGCTTAAACTTATTCAAATCGAATTTTTTAAGTTGCGACGCAGAAAATTTGTTTGGATGATGCTGTTTTCAGCTCTTATCATGCCATTTTTATCATACTTACTATTTAAATATGCGTGGAGTACAGGCGGTGACCCTGTACAGTTTTATAAATGGTCGGCGTTCGGACTTACACTTTTTATTGTCTTGCCTGTTGTTTTAGGAATACTAAGCACAATGCTAATGTACAATGAAAATCAATACGATATGCTTAAACAAATTTGGATTGTGCCTGTCAGCAAAATGAGGTATTTCTTTAGTAAATTTTTTGTGGTTCTAATTTATTCTATTTGCTTCATGATTGTTACAGCTTTAGGTTCCGTTATATTTAGTATACTTCTTGGCGGCCTTGCATTGGATTGGCAAAATACTTTGTTTTTGATAAGAAAGTGTTTGGAGATTGGTGTTATAACAGCTTTTGCTATGTTGCCGATCCTGGCAATTTCTACCACGCAAAAAGGATATATTCTTCCCGTTGCTATAACCCTAATTTATGCTTTTCTTGGTTCGATTATAGTGTCGATAAATATGTATATACATCCTTTATCTAGTATGGCATTGATCGTTGCTCGAAACGGAGATATTCCAGGTCTGAATGATACACAGGTAATTAGCATTCCTTTGGCGTTTTTTAGCATTTTTGTCTGGGGGATTGGTTCCGTTCTCCTTGCAAACGTTGCGTTAGCAAGAAGAAAGTGA
- a CDS encoding ABC transporter permease translates to MRTLLWAEHQKIRRLSFVWIAIFATVMVAVIVFLSGLTDNDGIRDIDTAGWYMAVAQPLGTFFVLPAVIALLGSYMICREEQEHTIESLRLIPVNEAKLTLAKMIITLIYSILFYLLLFAITLLTEAGLHFSDLSIGMVMNFLKAYILDGLCIFLAISPIIALVSYMKKGYWIALVITEFYSFIGLFASTSNTLKALYPITAVFTISGYYEASASQVILSCISLLFCVGFSAVILASMKKYK, encoded by the coding sequence ATGCGAACATTACTTTGGGCGGAACATCAGAAGATTCGGCGTTTAAGTTTTGTTTGGATTGCAATTTTCGCAACAGTTATGGTGGCAGTTATTGTGTTTTTATCCGGATTAACAGACAATGACGGCATCAGAGATATAGATACTGCTGGTTGGTATATGGCTGTGGCTCAGCCACTGGGAACATTTTTCGTTCTTCCAGCGGTTATTGCTCTCTTAGGTAGTTACATGATATGTCGCGAAGAACAGGAGCATACAATTGAATCTCTTCGACTTATCCCTGTGAATGAGGCGAAGTTGACCCTTGCAAAAATGATTATAACCCTCATATATAGTATTCTTTTTTACTTATTACTCTTTGCTATAACATTGTTAACTGAAGCGGGTTTACATTTTTCTGATTTATCCATAGGGATGGTCATGAATTTTTTGAAAGCTTATATTTTGGATGGTCTATGCATATTCCTTGCGATCTCACCTATTATTGCTTTGGTATCGTACATGAAAAAGGGATATTGGATTGCGTTAGTGATCACGGAATTTTATTCTTTTATTGGATTATTTGCGAGTACATCAAATACCCTAAAAGCTTTATATCCTATCACAGCTGTATTTACCATCTCTGGCTACTATGAAGCATCGGCCAGTCAGGTTATTCTTAGTTGCATTAGCTTACTGTTTTGCGTAGGGTTTTCTGCTGTAATACTTGCTAGCATGAAAAAATACAAATGA
- a CDS encoding NUDIX hydrolase, with translation MFYVNTRAIIERQIDDHIEIVIQNRVKPNEPLTIELPGGRIEPFESLTEALRREVKEETGLDISEIEGEELRIVTEGNHFEVECVKPFVAYQTIKGPVDSLGYYFRCKANGKLLETGDETSGIRWIKIRDLKELLEENPLQFSEIDRAGIQYYINETLV, from the coding sequence TTGTTTTATGTTAATACAAGAGCAATCATTGAAAGACAAATTGATGATCATATCGAAATTGTGATTCAGAATAGAGTAAAACCGAATGAGCCATTAACAATTGAACTTCCTGGAGGGCGCATCGAACCCTTTGAATCATTAACAGAAGCATTGAGGAGAGAAGTTAAAGAAGAAACGGGTCTAGATATATCTGAAATTGAAGGAGAGGAATTAAGAATAGTTACTGAGGGAAATCACTTTGAAGTAGAATGTGTTAAACCATTTGTAGCGTACCAAACTATAAAAGGGCCAGTGGATTCTCTAGGTTATTATTTTAGATGTAAAGCAAACGGAAAGTTGCTTGAAACGGGAGATGAAACATCAGGGATTAGATGGATCAAGATAAGAGATCTAAAAGAACTATTGGAAGAAAATCCTCTTCAATTTTCAGAAATAGATCGAGCTGGAATACAATATTATATAAACGAAACACTCGTATAG
- a CDS encoding Type 1 glutamine amidotransferase-like domain-containing protein yields the protein MGKIVAIGGGEMRFHETLPIDRYIVEFSNIENPKLLFIPTASNDAQGYIDTVTAIYGEQLGCTVDTLCLVDQDISDETIKNKILSSNIIYVGGGDTVRMMEIWRTKKVDQYLKEAFAHNIVLSGLSAGSICWFLEGHSNSSIETNRDGWWDREQVIGLGLIPANHCPHYNEVGHETFDDNMLDKEVPGIALQNNVAIVIDGDMYKIVKSDIESKAYVLKKCNGTMNKTELNNCDFQPLSDIL from the coding sequence ATGGGGAAAATAGTTGCAATCGGTGGTGGCGAAATGCGGTTTCATGAAACTCTGCCTATAGACAGGTATATCGTTGAATTTTCAAATATTGAAAATCCAAAGCTACTATTTATTCCAACAGCAAGTAATGATGCTCAAGGCTACATTGATACTGTTACGGCTATATATGGTGAGCAATTGGGTTGTACAGTTGATACGCTATGTCTTGTCGATCAAGACATCTCGGATGAAACCATTAAGAACAAGATCCTATCCTCAAATATCATTTATGTAGGTGGCGGAGACACTGTTAGAATGATGGAAATATGGAGAACTAAAAAAGTAGATCAATATCTTAAAGAAGCATTTGCACATAATATAGTATTATCGGGTTTGAGTGCTGGTTCAATTTGTTGGTTTTTGGAAGGCCATAGCAACAGTAGTATAGAAACCAATCGTGATGGATGGTGGGATAGAGAGCAAGTCATAGGACTTGGGCTCATTCCCGCTAATCACTGTCCACATTACAATGAAGTTGGACATGAAACATTTGATGACAATATGTTAGATAAAGAGGTTCCAGGCATTGCTCTTCAGAACAATGTTGCAATTGTAATTGATGGAGATATGTACAAGATAGTAAAGAGCGATATAGAAAGCAAGGCATATGTATTAAAAAAATGTAACGGTACAATGAATAAGACTGAATTGAATAATTGTGATTTCCAACCATTATCAGATATTTTATAA